The proteins below are encoded in one region of Manis javanica isolate MJ-LG chromosome 8, MJ_LKY, whole genome shotgun sequence:
- the LOC140850654 gene encoding uncharacterized protein, giving the protein MTSLYLLTLLLTLETPTQGVLRWGILSAFPKPMPVHFNAAVFPRFFTTNSSMNLPYLVKDTLVAPLGENRSFVTNGSLCFTTQNLAGCISLKRRKYGWFSDIILEASSLPVMSAKFEGPNKEGSPSYKNMTIHQMVLWINGTFVHSPRNNSTDRPRQPKYASHCVGDYEGELWPWTDCQSTVVTWATERQEFTISPDMEGRPANEAWWPVKVLEGEFRQQLSMNPFHKWMLCGVNGSCTDLSPFSALQGGGIGVKNITFWCENNHTRAHWNMIMTHNNENYTCSAKSGPESPNSLFPPSPVCVYPPFLFILSNSSFDSCSNETCFLSQCWDARNFTNALVVRIPRWVPVPVDAPNTMTLFRERRDFGVTAAIVLLISATAVAATAAGIALDTSIKSATELNNLAASVASALDQQSTLDGKLKGGIMILNQRIDLVEEQIEVLWQMAQLGCERKYRALCITSIQYKNFTRAANLSRDLSQYLSGNWSQDFDGTLEELRCMVVAERLNKQKDSNIKG; this is encoded by the coding sequence atgacttcgctgtacctcctgaccctgctcctgacactggagaccccgactcagggagtattgagatggggaatcctgtctgcctttcctaagcctatgcctgtccatttcaatgcagccgtttttccccgctttttcaccaccaactctagtatgaacttgccctacctagttaaagacaccctagtagctcccctgggagaaaaccgatccttcgtaactaatgggtcattatgcttcaccactcagaatctagctggctgtatctccctgaaacggaggaaatacggatggttcagtgacataattctagaggccagtagcctccccgttatgtcagctaaatttgaagggcctaataaggaagggagcccgtcctataagaacatgactatccaccagatggttctctggatcaatggcacatttgtacactctcccaggaacaattccaccgacaggcctcgtcaacccaaatatgcctcccattgtgtgggcgactatgagggagagctgtggccctggactgactgtcagtcaactgtagtaacgtgggcaactgagaggcaggagtttaccatctccccagatatggagggacggccagccaatgaggcttggtggccagtaaaggtgctcgaaggcgagtttcgtcagcagctgagcatgaaccccttccataaatggatgctgtgtggagtcaatggctcgtgtaccgacctctcccccttttccgccctccagggtgggggaatcggtgtaaaaaatatcaccttttggtgcgagaataaccacacgcgcgcacactggaacatgatcatgacccataacaacgagaactacacgtgttcagcaaaatcaggtccagagtcacctaattccctttttccaccttctccagtatgcgtataccccccatttctgtttatcttatccaatagtagctttgactcctgctccaatgaaacctgctttctgtctcagtgttgggatgcgcgtaactttaccaatgctttggtagtccgcatcccccgttgggtccctgttcccgtagacgcccctaacaccatgactctgtttcgagaaaggcgcgatttcggtgttacagccgccatagtgctcctgatctccgcgaccgcggtcgcagccaccgccgctggtatagctttagacacctccatcaaatcggctacagagctcaataaccttgcagcctcagtagcttctgccctggaccaacagtccacacttgatggcaaactgaaaggaggaataatgatcctcaatcaacgcatagatctcgtggaggaacaaatagaggtgctctggcaaatggcccaattgggatgtgagcggaaatatcgtgccctctgcatcactagcattcaatataaaaattttacacgggcagctaatctgtcacgagacctgtcccagtatctttcaggaaactggtcccaagacttcgatgggacactagaagagctgcg